One Cyanobacteria bacterium FACHB-DQ100 DNA segment encodes these proteins:
- a CDS encoding PAS domain-containing protein, giving the protein IVGGSPEDRERYQRYLLHDAEHTYTLLEAASAQQGRELYQQAQPDAVLFHNQPQDLNALDFLAQLRSAASPPTCLPIILLIKQENAAVAVQAIKAGAQDYLIKEHMTAEMLHLAINQTIETVHLKTELHQRRERERLVAQVTQHIQRSLDLNTILQIGVDGVRQFLRTNRVLIFRVESDGSGTVVSESVGAPWQSILASNLFDPCFVESYIEPFAQGLVTSKTDIHDGSIDPCHVNLLVQFQVRANLVVPILQDDRLWGLIIAHHCSAPRQWQPLEVDLLKELANQLGIALQQAELYQQSQQELTERKRAVAALQESEDRFRQLAENINTVFWIKEAHADCCSYVSPAYEQLWGLNSQELYHSHQAWTDYIHPEDREVTAKAFKEKAATGQFDQEYRIVLPDGSVRWVRDRCFPLQDETGVLYRFVGIAEDITERKQTEAALRKNEQLLRLALTGARQGIWDWNLKSGVLTWDRQCKEMFGVTPDFPVTFEWHIDALHPDDRQRVQDAAAMALRERTEFHEEYRTLHPDGTMRWILARGCGFYDDAGEPYRMSGTVLDITERKHTEAELQERNAQLQLLYETTRDLLSSTQPLALVETVFHRLKSLIGVDVYLNYILDEPQQQLQLTFYSGIPEDLARQIEWLDLGQAICGTVAQQCRQIVQTDVQHCHDPRCQLVQSLGLTAYACQPLIAQGKLFGTLSFGSRSRTEFTAAEQSLCQAICDQIAIALERSELLTSLQQQTEELVRVNRIKDEFLAVLSHELRSPLNPILGWTKLLQTRNFNPAQTAQALAAIERNAKLQTQLIDDLLDIAKILRGKLSLTVAPVDLVFVIESAIETVSTAAQAKSIQLQTVVPQIGPISGDAVRLQQIVWNLLSNAVKFTPSQGRVEIRLEQVGDLAQITVSDTGKGINPDFLPHIFESFRQEDLSTTRTFGGLGLGLAIVRNLVEAHGGTIWAESPGEGQGAIFTVRLPLLQAVSASNSPEPVPELEPDLAGIRILVVDDERDTRDLINVVLTQTGAEVLAVTTAQEALAALSPFQPHVLVSDIGMPEMNGYALLQQVRALPAHQGGQTPAIALTAYARKEDAEHALRCGFQGHLAKPIEPIQLTRTVCSFTPRDNRG; this is encoded by the coding sequence GATTGTTGGTGGTTCGCCTGAAGACCGAGAACGCTATCAACGCTACCTGCTGCACGATGCAGAACACACCTATACCCTCCTAGAAGCCGCCTCGGCTCAGCAAGGGCGCGAGCTCTATCAGCAGGCTCAACCAGATGCCGTGTTATTCCACAATCAACCGCAGGATCTGAATGCGCTCGACTTTCTAGCCCAATTACGCTCTGCAGCCTCCCCACCGACCTGTCTACCAATCATTCTGCTGATTAAGCAGGAGAACGCGGCAGTTGCTGTACAGGCGATCAAAGCCGGTGCCCAGGACTACCTGATTAAGGAACACATGACCGCGGAGATGTTGCATCTTGCGATTAACCAGACGATTGAAACGGTTCATCTAAAGACTGAGCTCCATCAACGACGGGAGCGAGAGCGACTAGTCGCTCAGGTGACCCAGCATATCCAACGCTCCCTTGATCTCAACACTATCTTGCAGATTGGTGTCGATGGGGTACGGCAGTTCCTCCGCACGAATCGGGTGCTCATTTTCCGAGTTGAGTCTGATGGCAGTGGCACCGTCGTCAGCGAATCCGTGGGAGCGCCCTGGCAGTCCATTCTTGCGTCCAATCTGTTTGATCCCTGCTTCGTAGAAAGCTATATCGAACCCTTTGCTCAGGGACTGGTTACCAGCAAAACCGATATTCACGACGGCAGCATTGATCCCTGTCATGTCAACTTACTCGTCCAGTTTCAGGTCAGAGCCAATCTAGTCGTGCCCATTCTACAGGACGACCGCCTCTGGGGGCTGATTATCGCCCATCATTGTTCCGCTCCTCGGCAGTGGCAACCGCTCGAAGTGGATCTCCTGAAAGAGTTGGCAAACCAATTAGGCATTGCCCTGCAACAAGCAGAACTGTACCAGCAATCCCAACAGGAACTGACCGAGCGCAAGCGAGCCGTGGCCGCGTTGCAAGAAAGTGAAGACCGGTTTCGGCAGTTAGCTGAAAATATCAATACCGTATTCTGGATCAAAGAGGCGCATGCAGACTGTTGCAGCTACGTCAGTCCTGCCTACGAGCAATTGTGGGGGCTGAATTCGCAGGAATTGTACCACTCCCACCAAGCCTGGACTGATTATATTCATCCCGAAGATCGCGAAGTCACAGCCAAAGCCTTTAAGGAAAAAGCGGCGACTGGGCAATTCGATCAGGAATATCGGATTGTTCTCCCCGATGGCAGCGTTCGCTGGGTGCGAGACCGTTGCTTTCCACTGCAGGATGAGACAGGAGTGCTGTATCGCTTTGTGGGCATTGCCGAGGATATTACCGAGCGCAAGCAAACGGAAGCCGCCCTGCGAAAAAATGAACAGCTGCTGCGGCTCGCACTGACCGGGGCAAGGCAAGGGATTTGGGACTGGAACTTAAAATCAGGGGTGCTCACCTGGGATCGGCAGTGTAAGGAAATGTTCGGCGTGACGCCAGACTTTCCCGTCACGTTTGAATGGCACATCGATGCGTTACATCCCGATGATCGCCAGCGCGTCCAGGATGCAGCTGCTATGGCTCTGCGGGAACGCACCGAGTTTCACGAAGAGTACCGCACCCTCCATCCGGATGGCACAATGCGGTGGATTCTAGCTCGGGGCTGCGGGTTCTACGATGACGCTGGAGAACCCTATCGCATGTCGGGCACGGTGTTGGATATTACAGAACGCAAACACACCGAAGCCGAATTGCAGGAGCGCAATGCCCAGCTTCAACTGCTGTATGAAACGACTCGTGATTTACTGTCTTCGACCCAACCGCTGGCTTTGGTGGAGACAGTCTTTCACAGACTTAAAAGCCTAATTGGGGTGGATGTTTACCTCAACTACATCCTCGATGAACCGCAGCAGCAGTTACAGCTGACCTTCTATAGTGGCATCCCAGAGGACCTTGCTCGGCAGATCGAATGGCTGGACCTGGGGCAAGCGATTTGTGGTACGGTCGCACAACAGTGTCGTCAGATCGTACAGACGGATGTGCAGCACTGTCATGATCCTCGATGCCAACTGGTACAATCGCTGGGATTGACCGCCTATGCCTGTCAGCCCCTGATTGCTCAAGGCAAACTGTTTGGCACATTAAGCTTTGGCAGCCGCAGTCGTACCGAGTTTACCGCCGCTGAGCAATCCCTCTGCCAAGCTATTTGTGATCAGATTGCCATTGCCCTGGAGCGGTCTGAACTCTTAACTTCACTTCAACAGCAGACCGAGGAACTGGTGCGCGTTAATCGCATCAAGGATGAGTTTTTGGCCGTGCTGTCCCACGAATTGCGCTCGCCCCTCAACCCCATTCTTGGTTGGACTAAACTGCTGCAAACCCGGAACTTTAACCCGGCTCAAACAGCTCAAGCCCTAGCAGCAATTGAACGCAACGCCAAACTGCAGACGCAACTGATCGATGACCTGCTCGATATCGCCAAGATTCTCCGCGGCAAGCTGAGCTTGACGGTCGCACCAGTCGATCTCGTGTTTGTGATTGAGTCAGCGATCGAAACCGTCAGCACTGCAGCCCAAGCGAAATCGATTCAACTGCAGACTGTGGTACCCCAGATCGGACCTATCTCGGGAGATGCTGTTCGGCTGCAGCAAATCGTCTGGAACCTGCTGTCAAATGCGGTCAAATTCACGCCGAGCCAGGGACGGGTAGAGATTCGATTGGAGCAAGTGGGCGATCTGGCGCAGATTACGGTCAGCGATACCGGCAAGGGCATCAACCCTGACTTCCTTCCCCATATCTTCGAGTCGTTCCGACAGGAAGATTTGTCGACCACTCGGACGTTTGGGGGATTGGGATTGGGTTTGGCAATCGTTCGCAACCTCGTTGAGGCGCACGGGGGAACGATCTGGGCAGAAAGCCCCGGCGAAGGGCAGGGCGCCATCTTTACCGTCCGATTGCCCTTACTGCAGGCAGTCTCTGCATCAAATTCGCCCGAGCCGGTTCCAGAGCTAGAACCGGATTTAGCGGGGATTCGGATTCTGGTTGTGGATGATGAACGCGATACTCGGGATTTGATCAACGTGGTGCTGACCCAAACCGGGGCTGAGGTCTTAGCGGTTACGACCGCTCAAGAAGCGTTAGCAGCTTTGAGTCCGTTCCAACCCCACGTATTAGTGAGCGATATTGGCATGCCCGAGATGAATGGCTATGCCCTGCTGCAACAGGTACGCGCGCTCCCGGCTCATCAAGGAGGACAAACGCCTGCGATCGCTCTGACGGCTTATGCTCGAAAAGAAGATGCAGAGCACGCCCTCCGCTGTGGCTTTCAAGGTCATCTCGCGAAGCCGATTGAACCGATTCAGTTAACTAGGACTGTGTGCTCATTCACACCTCGTGACAATCGAGGGTAG
- a CDS encoding efflux RND transporter periplasmic adaptor subunit, producing the protein MESFDPQNQPAIDSAETPDPQPSPKNRKLWISLFCTGLLTAGGFGFWRILNPEGEKPAVAQSQGQPPRAVETTRLGTGAPTRTVQLLGQVEASNQSTIRAQTGGIVKEIFVQPGDQVTAGMEVAILDDSDQQLGIAQAQAKLAQERSNLARLRAGTRSEVIAQRQAAVNSAKAREREAQDNLKRTLALVREGAISQRLLVEARSQVDQATGQRLAAQASLAEAKAGPIREEIEAQQATVAAAQATVNQAQLAQRRTQIVATASGVVQTRHVSRGDLVQGSGQIVTLVSGGKIDVFLELPEELGGKVTPGMPIALTTRALPQWKQQTAITAVVPSADATSRRQRVRVQISNPPKGLLPGMAIAGALTLPTTQDSFVVSRDALTRRRNQWVVFTITDNKAKPIPVELVTDMGEQVAIFSPELRSGQEIVIRGGDGLNEDAPVKIVGGAS; encoded by the coding sequence ATGGAATCTTTCGACCCTCAGAATCAGCCTGCGATCGATTCTGCTGAAACGCCTGATCCCCAACCCTCACCAAAGAATCGCAAGCTTTGGATTAGCTTATTTTGCACGGGTCTTTTAACCGCGGGTGGGTTTGGCTTCTGGCGCATTCTAAATCCGGAAGGAGAAAAACCTGCTGTTGCACAATCTCAAGGACAACCCCCAAGAGCCGTTGAAACCACTCGTCTTGGCACTGGAGCGCCAACTCGAACGGTGCAGCTTTTAGGGCAGGTCGAAGCCTCTAACCAATCGACTATTCGTGCTCAGACGGGTGGAATTGTAAAGGAGATTTTTGTGCAGCCCGGTGATCAGGTTACGGCGGGCATGGAGGTCGCAATTCTGGATGATTCAGACCAGCAGTTAGGCATCGCTCAAGCTCAAGCAAAATTGGCACAAGAACGCAGCAATTTAGCGCGATTGCGGGCAGGAACGAGATCGGAGGTGATTGCTCAACGTCAAGCGGCAGTCAATTCAGCAAAAGCAAGAGAACGAGAAGCACAAGACAACCTCAAGCGGACTTTGGCATTGGTCAGAGAAGGAGCCATTTCGCAGCGATTGTTAGTCGAAGCGCGATCGCAAGTCGATCAGGCAACGGGACAAAGACTTGCAGCACAAGCGAGTTTAGCGGAAGCGAAAGCAGGTCCAATTCGTGAAGAAATTGAGGCGCAACAGGCAACAGTCGCAGCAGCTCAAGCAACGGTAAATCAGGCACAACTGGCACAAAGACGGACTCAAATTGTCGCCACCGCATCTGGGGTAGTGCAGACGCGCCATGTCAGCCGTGGAGATTTAGTCCAGGGTTCCGGGCAGATTGTGACGCTGGTTTCAGGGGGGAAAATCGACGTTTTCCTGGAGTTGCCGGAAGAGTTGGGCGGAAAAGTGACACCGGGAATGCCGATCGCGCTCACCACCCGTGCTTTACCCCAGTGGAAACAGCAAACCGCAATTACTGCCGTGGTTCCTTCCGCTGATGCGACTTCTAGAAGACAGCGCGTTCGAGTCCAAATCTCCAATCCGCCCAAGGGATTATTGCCGGGAATGGCGATCGCAGGTGCATTGACGCTGCCTACCACGCAAGACAGCTTTGTCGTATCACGCGATGCGCTCACGCGGCGACGCAATCAATGGGTTGTGTTTACGATCACTGACAACAAAGCCAAACCGATTCCGGTTGAACTGGTAACTGATATGGGTGAACAGGTCGCGATTTTTAGTCCGGAGCTGCGATCGGGACAAGAAATTGTGATTCGAGGCGGCGATGGCTTGAATGAGGATGCCCCCGTGAAAATTGTGGGAGGCGCATCGTGA
- a CDS encoding efflux RND transporter permease subunit, whose protein sequence is MKLIETAVRWRHGTFVLFCLLAIFGVFSLFRLPLELQPGGDRPEITINTGYPGAAPAEVEDLITRPIEEQMEEVLGVKEISSTSRPGRSSITLTFEEGTSVENRLVDVLNRLQQVASLPPEALESNVELVGGNSSPMMWIPFDTQPGFEPDPDRYRDLAEEIVLPRLRRVQGVGQFIVSGGRQREVEVRVDPKALADRNLTIGDVVRVLRENNRDIRGGPLELGRREYRVRTLSRSQDIEQIAGFVLRRDAGGTVYIRDVAKVEMGRKIRDSALLFNDKPAVAVGIIRQVGANVPEISQGVRQAIAELQVQFDQQKEGIRFVYNYDENEYVSQAVNFVQENLIAGAVLATIVLVLFLGSMRTVAVIAITIPIASVMIFIVMSWLGRSLNIISLAGIAFSVGMVVDNSIVVIENIFTHMQRGESAFRAAITATQEVWGAMLGSTLTNVVVFIPLLMVTGEAGQLYADMAITMSCSAIFSLFAAITLVPMLSGLFLKESEAMQMFEGGEYRGGNWFERSVAKTSAAFRQIQGKFEHFLARTVRWSIGRHHMKRRLLVLAIPVSLLFASFFLLPPADYLPEGNRNQIQWRVEPLAGTSIAEAIEQSKPVREFVRAQPEVDRVMFIDRPGALRAISAILKPEFATTRGLAEMVNRFRAASNNFAGYRFMVPIRPSIFRDPGKEFEVDIVGTDLNQIGQIDREISGKLRAINGIRNVRSNFVVGAGELQVIPNRERLAEVGLSESEIGSMVETALGGRLASKFIDGKEELDVSVELQNIFVQTPEQLRQLPLFARGKRIQLGDVADVREATGADVINHTDLERSVTLTASLADTAPLSAIVTQVKREILAPAQANLPAGYRLALAGTADQLATTVSQLTAAFAFAVVITYLLLVALYRSFLYPVVIMATVPMGMSGALLSLVLVNQIPGMSVPLDMITALGFVILTGIVVNNAILLVDRALQLQQEGEDYDSSLLSATKDRLRAIFMSAGTSVLGMLPLAVLPGQGSELYQGLGIVLTGGLTFSTVLTPTVVPALMGLLRDFSGKRSTPIPASEIASIKKIGATEH, encoded by the coding sequence GTGAAGTTGATTGAAACGGCGGTTCGCTGGCGACATGGAACGTTTGTGCTGTTCTGTCTGCTAGCAATCTTTGGTGTGTTTTCGCTCTTTCGATTGCCGCTAGAGTTACAGCCCGGTGGCGATCGTCCAGAAATTACAATCAATACTGGATATCCGGGAGCTGCACCTGCGGAAGTTGAAGATTTGATCACGCGCCCGATCGAAGAGCAGATGGAAGAAGTGCTGGGCGTAAAAGAAATCAGCAGTACATCCCGTCCAGGGCGCAGTTCGATCACGCTCACTTTTGAAGAAGGTACGAGCGTCGAGAATCGACTGGTCGATGTGCTGAATCGGTTGCAGCAGGTTGCCAGTCTGCCACCGGAAGCGCTCGAATCCAACGTGGAGTTAGTCGGGGGCAATAGCTCTCCGATGATGTGGATTCCGTTTGATACCCAGCCCGGATTTGAACCGGATCCCGATCGCTACCGCGATTTAGCAGAAGAGATTGTTTTACCGAGATTGCGGCGGGTTCAAGGAGTCGGACAGTTCATCGTTTCCGGCGGGCGGCAGCGAGAAGTTGAGGTTCGAGTTGATCCGAAAGCTCTAGCTGATCGAAATTTGACGATCGGCGATGTTGTGCGAGTGCTGCGGGAAAATAACCGCGATATTCGGGGCGGCCCCTTAGAGTTAGGGCGGCGAGAATATCGGGTGAGAACTCTGAGCCGATCGCAAGATATTGAACAGATTGCGGGCTTTGTGCTGCGGCGGGATGCTGGAGGAACGGTCTACATTCGCGATGTCGCCAAGGTAGAAATGGGGCGCAAGATTCGCGATAGTGCGCTGTTATTTAACGATAAACCTGCGGTCGCAGTTGGCATTATTCGGCAGGTCGGGGCAAACGTTCCTGAAATCTCCCAAGGAGTCAGACAGGCGATTGCCGAACTCCAAGTCCAGTTTGATCAGCAAAAAGAAGGCATTCGCTTTGTTTATAACTACGACGAGAACGAATACGTTAGTCAAGCAGTTAACTTTGTGCAAGAAAATCTGATCGCTGGAGCGGTACTTGCGACGATCGTATTAGTATTATTTCTCGGTTCAATGCGAACCGTTGCTGTGATCGCAATTACGATTCCGATTGCCTCCGTGATGATTTTCATCGTGATGTCTTGGTTGGGTCGATCGCTGAATATTATTAGTCTGGCTGGAATTGCATTTTCCGTTGGCATGGTCGTGGATAACTCGATCGTCGTGATTGAAAACATCTTTACGCATATGCAGCGTGGAGAAAGTGCATTTCGAGCCGCAATCACAGCAACCCAAGAGGTTTGGGGCGCGATGCTTGGCTCGACGCTAACCAACGTCGTTGTGTTTATTCCGCTGTTAATGGTAACGGGTGAAGCAGGACAGCTTTATGCGGATATGGCGATTACCATGTCTTGCTCCGCCATCTTCTCTTTGTTTGCTGCGATCACGCTTGTTCCAATGCTATCTGGATTGTTTCTAAAAGAATCAGAGGCAATGCAGATGTTTGAAGGCGGCGAATATCGGGGGGGCAACTGGTTTGAGCGCTCAGTTGCCAAAACATCTGCCGCCTTTCGACAGATCCAAGGAAAGTTTGAGCATTTCCTAGCCAGAACTGTTCGCTGGTCGATCGGTCGTCACCACATGAAGCGGCGATTGCTTGTTTTAGCAATTCCAGTTTCTCTATTGTTTGCGAGTTTCTTTTTGTTGCCCCCTGCCGATTATCTCCCAGAAGGCAATCGCAACCAGATTCAGTGGCGCGTTGAGCCGCTAGCGGGAACAAGTATTGCAGAGGCGATCGAGCAGTCTAAACCTGTGCGAGAATTTGTCCGCGCTCAGCCCGAAGTTGATCGCGTCATGTTTATCGATCGCCCAGGCGCATTGAGAGCGATCTCAGCAATTCTAAAACCTGAGTTTGCCACAACGCGCGGGCTGGCAGAAATGGTGAATCGCTTCCGGGCAGCGAGTAACAATTTCGCGGGCTATCGATTCATGGTTCCGATCCGTCCCTCGATTTTCCGCGATCCGGGCAAAGAATTTGAAGTCGATATCGTGGGCACCGATTTGAACCAGATCGGACAAATCGATCGCGAGATCTCAGGCAAGCTACGCGCTATCAATGGAATTCGCAATGTGCGATCGAACTTTGTTGTTGGTGCAGGCGAATTGCAAGTGATTCCTAATCGAGAACGGCTGGCAGAAGTTGGACTCTCGGAATCCGAGATTGGTTCGATGGTGGAAACGGCGCTCGGTGGCAGGCTGGCTTCTAAGTTCATCGATGGTAAAGAAGAACTCGATGTCTCGGTAGAACTGCAAAATATCTTCGTTCAAACCCCAGAGCAGTTGCGGCAATTGCCCCTATTTGCAAGGGGTAAACGCATTCAGCTTGGAGATGTGGCTGACGTTAGAGAAGCGACTGGAGCCGACGTGATTAATCACACCGATTTAGAGCGATCGGTGACGTTAACGGCTTCTTTGGCAGACACGGCTCCTTTGAGCGCGATCGTCACTCAAGTCAAGCGCGAGATTCTCGCTCCAGCACAGGCAAATCTACCCGCAGGCTACCGCTTAGCATTAGCGGGAACGGCTGACCAACTGGCAACAACAGTGTCCCAATTAACAGCCGCATTCGCGTTTGCCGTCGTGATTACTTATCTATTACTGGTTGCGTTGTATCGATCGTTTCTCTATCCTGTCGTGATCATGGCAACAGTTCCGATGGGCATGAGTGGTGCTCTGTTGAGTTTGGTTCTCGTCAATCAAATTCCTGGAATGTCAGTTCCATTAGATATGATCACCGCTTTGGGATTCGTGATTCTAACTGGAATTGTGGTGAATAACGCGATTTTGCTGGTCGATCGTGCATTGCAGCTTCAGCAAGAAGGAGAAGATTACGATTCCTCGCTGTTAAGTGCGACCAAGGATCGACTGAGAGCCATTTTCATGTCGGCGGGAACGAGCGTTTTGGGAATGCTGCCGCTTGCAGTGTTACCCGGTCAAGGTTCGGAGCTTTATCAAGGCTTAGGAATTGTTTTAACTGGAGGATTAACATTCTCAACGGTGTTAACTCCAACGGTCGTTCCAGCGTTGATGGGATTGTTGCGCGACTTTTCCGGGAAGCGATCGACTCCGATTCCAGCCAGTGAAATTGCAAGCATCAAGAAAATCGGCGCAACGGAGCATTAA
- a CDS encoding tyrosine-type recombinase/integrase produces the protein MPKSSAGTVQVHVVKGRLKLIWTWTRTLGGHGQRYYLALGLPETDTNLKLAKAKATAIEADLHSRQFDPTLKKYTGTARLSAITVVELFEKWVSHKRDVQNVFEDTLIKYRALGNQVAEFFKSKSVNSVDELTAARFRDFLAESLAQSTLRERIGMMKSLWSWGSEKKIIDAENPWRDVHTGIKVAPTQGEKPFTAQELKRIIQGFRVDSEYSYYADFVEFFLSVGARTGEVIALQWKHFNDDLTTVWIGESITVRNVRKATKTNHAGSFPLPPRLSELLWRRRPMDAAPEDLVFPSRRGSNINAKTFYRRAWKVILEKLEIDYRRPYTLRKSFVNTAVYDHKMTIEQVSLITRHDPRTLKESYLNNVSEIQMPDILES, from the coding sequence ATGCCGAAAAGTTCAGCGGGAACGGTACAGGTTCATGTCGTCAAAGGGCGGCTAAAGTTAATTTGGACATGGACTCGAACATTAGGCGGACACGGGCAGCGATATTATTTAGCATTAGGACTTCCCGAAACCGATACGAATCTTAAATTAGCGAAAGCCAAAGCCACGGCGATTGAGGCGGATTTACATTCGCGGCAATTTGATCCGACGTTGAAAAAATACACTGGAACAGCGCGACTGAGCGCGATCACGGTAGTTGAGTTATTTGAGAAATGGGTCTCGCATAAGCGGGATGTGCAGAATGTTTTTGAGGACACGCTGATTAAATACCGCGCGCTGGGGAATCAAGTGGCAGAGTTCTTTAAGAGCAAGTCGGTCAATTCAGTCGATGAATTAACCGCGGCGCGGTTTCGGGATTTCTTAGCTGAATCGTTGGCTCAGTCCACGTTACGCGAACGGATTGGCATGATGAAATCGCTGTGGTCATGGGGGTCGGAAAAGAAGATCATTGATGCCGAAAATCCGTGGAGAGATGTACACACGGGGATTAAGGTCGCACCGACGCAGGGAGAGAAACCGTTTACAGCGCAAGAACTCAAGCGAATCATTCAGGGATTCAGGGTCGATTCTGAATACAGCTATTATGCTGATTTTGTAGAATTCTTTTTGTCGGTCGGCGCGCGAACCGGAGAGGTCATCGCTTTGCAGTGGAAACATTTTAACGATGACCTGACAACAGTTTGGATTGGCGAAAGTATCACGGTGCGTAACGTGCGGAAGGCGACCAAAACAAATCATGCCGGAAGTTTTCCCTTACCGCCGCGACTGAGCGAATTGTTATGGAGAAGAAGACCGATGGATGCTGCTCCAGAAGATTTGGTGTTCCCCAGTCGGCGAGGCTCCAACATCAACGCAAAAACGTTCTACCGGCGAGCCTGGAAAGTAATCTTAGAGAAGTTGGAGATTGATTATCGTCGCCCATACACATTAAGAAAAAGCTTCGTGAATACGGCGGTTTACGATCACAAAATGACAATTGAGCAGGTCTCGCTCATTACCCGTCACGACCCGCGTACGCTGAAGGAGAGTTACTTGAATAATGTGAGTGAGATTCAGATGCCCGATATCTTAGAGAGTTAG
- the cobU gene encoding bifunctional adenosylcobinamide kinase/adenosylcobinamide-phosphate guanylyltransferase: MAKLILVTGAARSGKSEWAEQLAADSGKPVIYIATAQENLEDLEWQARIEKHRSRRPEIWQTRSIPVKLSSAIVDSSASDCLLIDSLGTWLANVLDQTEAEWQETLDTLFQSFDRTESLIIFVAEETGWGVVPAYPIGRLFRDRLGNLVRELGAIADTVYLVAGGHVLNLSQLGTPLKSYPQK, encoded by the coding sequence ATGGCGAAACTGATTTTAGTGACCGGAGCGGCTCGCTCAGGCAAAAGCGAATGGGCAGAACAACTTGCAGCCGATTCAGGAAAGCCTGTCATTTATATTGCAACCGCTCAAGAGAATCTAGAGGATTTAGAATGGCAAGCCCGGATCGAAAAACATCGATCGCGCCGTCCTGAAATTTGGCAAACGCGATCGATTCCCGTGAAATTAAGTTCAGCGATCGTTGACTCTTCGGCTTCAGATTGCCTGCTCATTGATTCGCTTGGAACGTGGCTGGCAAACGTGCTAGATCAAACCGAAGCCGAATGGCAAGAAACCCTAGACACTCTTTTTCAGAGCTTCGATCGCACTGAAAGCCTGATTATTTTTGTTGCAGAAGAAACAGGATGGGGAGTCGTTCCAGCCTATCCAATCGGGCGATTATTTCGGGATCGCTTGGGAAATCTGGTGCGGGAACTGGGCGCGATCGCGGATACCGTTTATCTCGTGGCTGGCGGTCACGTTTTGAACCTGAGCCAGCTTGGAACACCGTTGAAAAGTTATCCCCAAAAATAG
- a CDS encoding GIY-YIG nuclease family protein, with protein MLELIECNVSKSSLFGWKAAWYKAHLKEHLKKPDPLYRTAFYYCLRQLDWLSTFSLNSLRVGLEITAVDKFGYTNKLTTSVFTRVGRDPVDQQFCVRLNQNSLLFALSKESIPVLVETLKSELSELFRELASEYNELIRTACPDVKNPDRIKESLLDDYDRLQPIDEFATAKSLPGVYFFATQTEPLYIGMSLNVKQRLTRHNLKPELKQIPDARFGVLYTKGSPKETVLAMEVKMIDWLAPLWDRPKQDGDKSEEKTARPEHLSVPVDDAVWESLQEIWSHLPIATGRGTLTLQLALQSLAQQLKLGSDVVPLISLPINLGNLVRSEDDDDL; from the coding sequence ATGCTTGAACTGATTGAATGTAATGTTTCTAAGAGTTCCCTGTTTGGTTGGAAGGCTGCTTGGTACAAAGCCCATCTGAAGGAACATCTGAAAAAACCTGATCCGCTCTATCGCACAGCTTTCTATTACTGTCTTCGCCAATTGGATTGGTTGAGTACGTTTAGTCTCAATAGCCTCCGGGTTGGTTTGGAAATAACCGCTGTAGACAAGTTTGGCTATACAAACAAGCTCACTACTTCTGTCTTCACTCGCGTTGGGCGTGACCCGGTGGATCAGCAGTTCTGTGTCCGGTTAAACCAGAATTCCCTCTTGTTTGCGCTCTCCAAAGAATCAATTCCTGTTTTAGTCGAAACGCTCAAATCTGAGCTAAGCGAGCTTTTCCGCGAGCTGGCTTCTGAATATAACGAACTGATTCGTACCGCCTGCCCTGATGTTAAAAACCCCGATCGGATTAAGGAAAGCCTACTTGACGACTATGATCGCTTACAGCCGATCGACGAGTTCGCAACCGCTAAAAGCTTGCCTGGTGTCTACTTCTTTGCAACCCAAACTGAACCGCTGTATATCGGGATGTCGTTGAATGTGAAACAAAGGTTGACTCGGCATAATCTCAAGCCGGAATTGAAACAGATACCCGACGCGCGGTTTGGTGTCCTGTACACGAAGGGTTCTCCCAAGGAAACTGTTCTTGCAATGGAGGTGAAGATGATTGATTGGCTCGCGCCACTATGGGACAGACCCAAACAAGATGGGGATAAATCAGAGGAGAAAACAGCGCGTCCCGAACATCTGTCCGTTCCTGTTGATGACGCTGTTTGGGAGAGTTTGCAAGAGATTTGGTCGCATCTACCGATCGCGACCGGGCGCGGAACGTTAACCCTTCAGTTAGCCTTGCAATCACTCGCGCAGCAATTGAAGTTAGGGTCTGATGTCGTGCCACTCATAAGCTTGCCGATTAACTTAGGCAACTTAGTCAGGAGCGAAGACGACGATGACCTGTAA